The sequence GGCGCTGACGTTCTATTTCAAACAGAACTGCGAATCCTTGCCCGACGCGCCCTCGCACAACGTAATTGGTGAGATCCGGGGCAGCGAGAAACCCGACGAGATTATCGTCGTAGGCGGCCACCTCGACTCCTGGGATCTGGGGCAGGGCGCCCACGACGACGGCACTGGCTGTATGCAGTCGATCGAGGTGCTGCGGATTCTGAAAGCCCTGGGCTACAAACCGAAGCGCACGATCCGGGCCGTCATGTACATGAACGAAGAAAACGGGCTGCGCGGCGGCGTGGGCTATGCCGATTACGCGAAGAAAAACAACGAAAAACACATCGCCGCCATCGAGTCCGACGAAGGCGGTTTTACCCCGCGCGGCTTTGGCATCGTGGGCACCGACGCGCAAAAAGCCAAAGTGCTGACGTGGCGTAATCTGCTGACGCCCTACGGTCTGCACGAGATTGGCGTAGGGGGCGGTGGTGCCGACATTGGTCCGCTCGCGCAATTGGGCACGGTGCTGTTTGGCTTCAAACCCGACACGCAACGCTATTTCGACTACCACCACACGGCCGCCGACCGGTTCGAGGCGGTTAACAAACGGGAACTCTCGCTGGGTGCCGCTTCGATGGCCGCGCTAACGTACCTGATCGATCAGTACGGGTTGTAAAGCCCTTACAGGCCAATAGGTACGGCGACCATAGCGGTATCCCAGCCCATGTACATGGTGGCCGTCGAGGCGTCTTTCTTCGCGAACTGGATCGAGAAGTTTTCGATGACCGTGTCGGATTTCTGCACAGGTACGTTCACGCGGGCCACATCGAGCGCCGGGTTGTAGCTGTAGGCGCCCCACTGATCCAGATCGGAGCTGAGGATGATTGTCCACTCGGTTTCGGTGGGGAGCAGCAGCAGGGCATAGTTACCCGCCGGGATTTTCTTGCCGCCGATCGTGACGTCCCGGTAGAATTTGATTTCGGGCGCTTCGTTGGCCCCGGCCCGCCACACCTTGCCGTAGGGGACCATTTTGCCGAATACCTCGCGGCCATTTTTGGCGGGGCGGCTGTACGTTACCCGCACCATGGCTTTGTCGGAGCCGATCTTGGCGGGGGCAAACTTGCGGTCGTGGGCATAGTCGTCGGGGTAATAGGCCATGTCCATCGGTGATTTGTCGAGGCCCCGGAAGGTCTGGGCGGTGGCCCCCGTTAGGGTAATCAGCAAGAAGCCGAGCAGTAAAGCCGTCTGTTTCATACTATCTGTCTGGTAGCAACGTACCCACGCCCGGTGTAGGCCAGGTTGGGTACGTTGCCGGGGGTTTGTGTGCCTAAAGATAGCCCTCCCTGCGTGACCGTTTGCATCCGTTTGTCCAGCAAGACGGTTCACTCCTTATGCACGTCCCGAAACCGGAGCATGTCGGTCAGGCGGAGTTCCCTGGTCTCGTCGAAACCGCAGGTCGATGTGAACTCCTTCGGGTTGCGGTACGTCCCGAACAGCATGTCCCACC comes from Fibrella aestuarina BUZ 2 and encodes:
- a CDS encoding DUF2911 domain-containing protein; its protein translation is MKQTALLLGFLLITLTGATAQTFRGLDKSPMDMAYYPDDYAHDRKFAPAKIGSDKAMVRVTYSRPAKNGREVFGKMVPYGKVWRAGANEAPEIKFYRDVTIGGKKIPAGNYALLLLPTETEWTIILSSDLDQWGAYSYNPALDVARVNVPVQKSDTVIENFSIQFAKKDASTATMYMGWDTAMVAVPIGL